The following proteins come from a genomic window of Bos mutus isolate GX-2022 chromosome 21, NWIPB_WYAK_1.1, whole genome shotgun sequence:
- the STRA6 gene encoding receptor for retinol uptake STRA6 isoform X1 — MSTQAAGNQTSSGATDSEDSYDSWYIDEPQGGQELQPEGLVPSCQPNVPPSLYHTCLAVLSILVLFLLAMLVRRRQLWPRCGHGRPGLPSPVDFLTGDRPRTVPAAVFMVLFSSLCLLLPTEDPLPFLSLASPPGRDGEAETSRGPWKILALLYYPALYYPLAACATVRHGAAHLLGSLLSWAHLGVQVWQRAECPESPKIYKYYSLLASLPLLLGLGFLSLWYPVQLVRSFGHGAATGSKGLQSSYSEEYLRTLLCQKKLKSSSHTCKRGFASQAWMYFRHSVYIPQRGFRLPLKLVLSVTLTGTAIYQVALLLLVGVVPTIQKVRAGITTDVSYLLAGFGIVLSEDRQEVVELVKHHLWALEVCYISALVLSCLLTFLMLVHSLVTHRTNLRALHRGGALDIGPLTQSPRPSRQAIFCWMSFTAYQTAFTCLGLLVQQILFFLGTLTLAFLVFMPMLHGRNLLLLHYLKSSWPFWLTLALAVTLQNAAAHWAFLDTHHGRLGLTNRRALYAATFLLFPVNMLVGTMVAAWRVLLSALYNAVHLGRMDLSLLPLRAATLDPGYHTYCNFLRMEASQSHPAATAFCALLLRTQRPKPCATPQDGLRLGEEEEGIQLLQTKDLVAKGAGPRARQGRARWGLAYTLLHNPALQAFRKTALPGARPNGAQP; from the exons GCTGGTCCCCTCCTGCCAGCCCAACGTGCCACCCAGCCTCTACCACACCTGCCTGGCCGTGCTGTCG ATCCTCGTGTTGTTTCTGCTGGCCATGCTGGTGAGGCGCCGCCAGCTCTGGCCCCGCTGTGGGCATGGCAGGCCCGGGCTGCCCAG CCCTGTGGATTTCTTGACTGGGGACAGGCCCCGGACCGTGCCTGCCGCTGTCTTCATGGTCCTGTTCAGCTCCCTGTGCCTGCTGCTCCCCACCGAGGACCCGCTGCCTTTCCTGAGCCTCGCCTCACCACCCGGCCGAG atggggaagctgagactTCAagag GGCCTTGGAAGATACTGGCTCTGCTGTATTACCCTGCCCTCTACTATCCGCTGGCTGCCTGTGCCACCGTCAGGCATGGAGCCGCCCACCTGCTCGGCAGCCTGCTGTCCTGGGCTCATCTGGGGGTCCAGGTCTGGCAAAGGGCAGAGTGTCCTGAGTCACCCAAG ATCTACAAGTACTACTCCCTGTTGGCCTCGCTGCCTCTCCTTCTGGGCCTCGGATTCCTGAGCCTTTGGTACCCAGTGCAGCTGGTGAGAAGCTTCGGTCACGGGGCAGCCACGGGTTCCAAG GGGCTGCAGAGCAGCTACTCTGAAGAATATCTGAGGACCCTCCTTTGCCAGAAGAAGCTGAAAAGCAG CTCCCACACCTGCAAGCGTGGCTTCGCATCCCAGGCCTGGATGTACTTCAGACACTCCGTCTACATTCCACAACGAG GATTCCGGCTCCCCCTGAAGCTGGTGCTCTCAGTCACCCTGACAGGGACGGCCATCTACCAG gtggccctgctgctgctagtGGGCGTGGTACCCACCATCCAGAAGGTGAGGGCAGGGATCACCACGGACGTCTCCTACCTGCTGGCCGGCTTTGGGATCGTGCTCTCAGAGGACAGGCAGGAGGTGGTGGAGCTGGTGAAGCACCACCTGTGGGCTCTAGAAG TTTGCTACATCTCGGCCTTGGTGCTGTCTTGCTTGCTGACCTTCCTCATGCTGGTCCACTCGTTGGTGACACACAG GACCAACCTGCGAGCTCTGCACCGAGGGGGCGCCCTGGACATAGGCCCCCTGACCCAGagcccccgcccctcccgccaGGCCATATTCTGCTGGATGAGCTTCACCGCCTACCAGACTGCTTTTACCTGCCTTG GACTCCTGGTACAGCAGATCCTCTTCTTCCTGGGGACCTTGACCCTGGCCTTCCTGGTGTTCATGCCCATGCTTCACGGCAGGAACCTCCTGCTCCTCCATTACCTGAAGTCCTCGTG GCCCTTCTGGCTGACCTTGGCCCTGGCTGTGACCCTGCAGAACGCAGCGGCCCACTGGGCCTTCCTGGACACTCACCATGGACGCCTGGGGCTGACCAACCG AAGAGCACTCTATGCAGccaccttccttctcttccccgtCAACATGCTGGTGGGCACCATGGTGGCCGCCTGGAGAGTGCTCCTCTCCGCCCTCTACAATGCCGTCCACCTTGGCCGGATGGACCTCAGCCTGCTGCCGCTTAGAGCTGCCACTCTTGACCCCG GCTACCACACATACTGCAACTTCTTGAGGATGGAGGCCAGCCAGTCACACCCAGCTGCGACAGCCTTCTGTGCCCTGCTTCTGCGGACTCAGAGGCCCAAGCCCTGTGCGACCCCCCAGGATGGCCTCAGactgggggaggaagaggaag GGATTCAGCTGCTACAGACCAAGGACCTGGTGGCCAAGGGAGCGGGGCCCAGGGCCCGCCAAGGCAGGGCTCGCTGGGGTCTGGCGTACACGCTGCTGCACAACCCAGCTCTGCAGGCCTTCCGGAAGACAGCCCTGCCAGGTGCCCGGCCCAACGGTGCCCAGCCCTGA
- the STRA6 gene encoding receptor for retinol uptake STRA6 isoform X2, with protein sequence MLVRRRQLWPRCGHGRPGLPSPVDFLTGDRPRTVPAAVFMVLFSSLCLLLPTEDPLPFLSLASPPGRDGEAETSRGPWKILALLYYPALYYPLAACATVRHGAAHLLGSLLSWAHLGVQVWQRAECPESPKIYKYYSLLASLPLLLGLGFLSLWYPVQLVRSFGHGAATGSKGLQSSYSEEYLRTLLCQKKLKSSSHTCKRGFASQAWMYFRHSVYIPQRGFRLPLKLVLSVTLTGTAIYQVALLLLVGVVPTIQKVRAGITTDVSYLLAGFGIVLSEDRQEVVELVKHHLWALEVCYISALVLSCLLTFLMLVHSLVTHRTNLRALHRGGALDIGPLTQSPRPSRQAIFCWMSFTAYQTAFTCLGLLVQQILFFLGTLTLAFLVFMPMLHGRNLLLLHYLKSSWPFWLTLALAVTLQNAAAHWAFLDTHHGRLGLTNRRALYAATFLLFPVNMLVGTMVAAWRVLLSALYNAVHLGRMDLSLLPLRAATLDPGYHTYCNFLRMEASQSHPAATAFCALLLRTQRPKPCATPQDGLRLGEEEEGIQLLQTKDLVAKGAGPRARQGRARWGLAYTLLHNPALQAFRKTALPGARPNGAQP encoded by the exons ATGCTGGTGAGGCGCCGCCAGCTCTGGCCCCGCTGTGGGCATGGCAGGCCCGGGCTGCCCAG CCCTGTGGATTTCTTGACTGGGGACAGGCCCCGGACCGTGCCTGCCGCTGTCTTCATGGTCCTGTTCAGCTCCCTGTGCCTGCTGCTCCCCACCGAGGACCCGCTGCCTTTCCTGAGCCTCGCCTCACCACCCGGCCGAG atggggaagctgagactTCAagag GGCCTTGGAAGATACTGGCTCTGCTGTATTACCCTGCCCTCTACTATCCGCTGGCTGCCTGTGCCACCGTCAGGCATGGAGCCGCCCACCTGCTCGGCAGCCTGCTGTCCTGGGCTCATCTGGGGGTCCAGGTCTGGCAAAGGGCAGAGTGTCCTGAGTCACCCAAG ATCTACAAGTACTACTCCCTGTTGGCCTCGCTGCCTCTCCTTCTGGGCCTCGGATTCCTGAGCCTTTGGTACCCAGTGCAGCTGGTGAGAAGCTTCGGTCACGGGGCAGCCACGGGTTCCAAG GGGCTGCAGAGCAGCTACTCTGAAGAATATCTGAGGACCCTCCTTTGCCAGAAGAAGCTGAAAAGCAG CTCCCACACCTGCAAGCGTGGCTTCGCATCCCAGGCCTGGATGTACTTCAGACACTCCGTCTACATTCCACAACGAG GATTCCGGCTCCCCCTGAAGCTGGTGCTCTCAGTCACCCTGACAGGGACGGCCATCTACCAG gtggccctgctgctgctagtGGGCGTGGTACCCACCATCCAGAAGGTGAGGGCAGGGATCACCACGGACGTCTCCTACCTGCTGGCCGGCTTTGGGATCGTGCTCTCAGAGGACAGGCAGGAGGTGGTGGAGCTGGTGAAGCACCACCTGTGGGCTCTAGAAG TTTGCTACATCTCGGCCTTGGTGCTGTCTTGCTTGCTGACCTTCCTCATGCTGGTCCACTCGTTGGTGACACACAG GACCAACCTGCGAGCTCTGCACCGAGGGGGCGCCCTGGACATAGGCCCCCTGACCCAGagcccccgcccctcccgccaGGCCATATTCTGCTGGATGAGCTTCACCGCCTACCAGACTGCTTTTACCTGCCTTG GACTCCTGGTACAGCAGATCCTCTTCTTCCTGGGGACCTTGACCCTGGCCTTCCTGGTGTTCATGCCCATGCTTCACGGCAGGAACCTCCTGCTCCTCCATTACCTGAAGTCCTCGTG GCCCTTCTGGCTGACCTTGGCCCTGGCTGTGACCCTGCAGAACGCAGCGGCCCACTGGGCCTTCCTGGACACTCACCATGGACGCCTGGGGCTGACCAACCG AAGAGCACTCTATGCAGccaccttccttctcttccccgtCAACATGCTGGTGGGCACCATGGTGGCCGCCTGGAGAGTGCTCCTCTCCGCCCTCTACAATGCCGTCCACCTTGGCCGGATGGACCTCAGCCTGCTGCCGCTTAGAGCTGCCACTCTTGACCCCG GCTACCACACATACTGCAACTTCTTGAGGATGGAGGCCAGCCAGTCACACCCAGCTGCGACAGCCTTCTGTGCCCTGCTTCTGCGGACTCAGAGGCCCAAGCCCTGTGCGACCCCCCAGGATGGCCTCAGactgggggaggaagaggaag GGATTCAGCTGCTACAGACCAAGGACCTGGTGGCCAAGGGAGCGGGGCCCAGGGCCCGCCAAGGCAGGGCTCGCTGGGGTCTGGCGTACACGCTGCTGCACAACCCAGCTCTGCAGGCCTTCCGGAAGACAGCCCTGCCAGGTGCCCGGCCCAACGGTGCCCAGCCCTGA